From one Callithrix jacchus isolate 240 chromosome 2, calJac240_pri, whole genome shotgun sequence genomic stretch:
- the F12 gene encoding coagulation factor XII isoform X1 → MRALLLLGFLLVSLESTLSIPPWKSPKEHKNKDKEHTVVLTVTGEPCHFPFQYHRQLYHKCIHKDRPGPQPWCATTPNFDQDQQWAYCLEPKKVKDHCSKHSPCQKQGTCVNTPRGPHCLCPQHLTGNHCQREKCFEPQLLRFFHQNEIWYRSEQAGVARCRCKGPDAHCQQLASQACRDNPCLHGGRCLEAEGHRLCHCLVGYTGPFCDVDTKASCYDGRGLSYRGLARTTLSGMPCQPWASEATYRNVTAEQARNWGLSGHAFCRNPDNDVRPWCFVLSGDRLSWEYCDLAQCQAPPTRMPPRFNESSMPTQLTLPKPQPTSRTPPLSQTPGASPTRRKQPPPLTRNGSLSCGQRLRKRLSSLRRIVGGLVALPGAHPYIAALYWGHSFCAGSLIAPCWVLTAAHCLQNRPAPEELTVVLGQDRHNHSCEQCQTLAVRSYRLHEAFSPVNYQHDLALLRLQEDADGSCALLSPYVQPVCLPSSATRPSQPEPAVCEVAGWGHQFEGAEEYSSFLQEAQVPFLSLERCSAPDVHGASILPGMLCAGFLEGGTDACQGDSGGPLVCEDQAAGRRLTLRGVVSWGSGCGDRNKPGVYTDVANYLSWIQEHTAS, encoded by the exons atgagggctctgctgcTCCTAGGGTTCCTGCTGGTGAGCCTGGAGTCAACACTTTCG ATTCCACCTTGGAAAAGCCCCAAGGAGCATAAGAACAAAGACAAAGAGCACACAGTGG TTCTCACTGTCACTGGGGAGCCCTGCCACTTCCCCTTCCAGTACCACCGGCAGCTGTACCACAAATGTATCCACAAGGACCGGCCAGGCCCTCAGCCCTG GTGTGCTACCACCCCCAACTTTGATCAGGACCAGCAATGGGCATACTGTCTGGAGCCCAAGAAAGTGAAAG ACCACTGCAGCAAACACAGCCCCTGCCAGAAACAAGGGACCTGTGTGAACACGCCAAGGGGTCCCCACTGCCTCTGTCCGCAACACCTCACTGGAAACCACTGCCAGAGAG AGAAGtgctttgagcctcagcttctccGGTTTTTCCACCAGAATGAGATATGGTACAGATCTGAGCAAGCAGGTGTGGCCAGATGCCGGTGCAAGGGTCCTGATGCCCACTGCCAGCAGCTGGCCAGCCAGG CCTGCCGCGACAACCCGTGCCTCCATGGGGGTCGCTGCCTAGAGGCAGAGGGCCACCGTCTGTGCCACTGCCTGGTGGGCTACACCGGACCCTTCTGCGATGTGG ATACCAAGGCGAGCTGCTATGATGGCCGCGGGCTCAGCTACCGCGGCCTGGCCAGGACCACTCTCTCCGGTATGCCCTGTCAGCCTTGGGCCTCGGAGGCCACCTACCGGAACGTGACTGCTGAGCAAGCGCGGAACTGGGGACTGAGCGGCCACGCCTTCTGCCG GAACCCGGACAACGACGTCCGCCCGTGGTGCTTCGTGCTGAGCGGTGACCGGCTGAGCTGGGAGTACTGCGACCTGGCACAGTGCCAGGCGCCTCCGACCCGGATGCCCCCTAGGTTTAATGAGTCGTCCATGCCCACGCAGCTGACATTGCCAAAACCTCAGCCCACGTCCCGGACCCCGCCTCTGTCCCAGACTCCAGGAG CCTCGCCTACGAGGCGGAAGCAGCCGCCTCCCCTGACCAGGAACGGCTCACTGAGTTGCGGACAGCGGCTCCGCAAGCGTCTGTCCTCGTTGAGACGCATCGTCGGCGGGCTGGTGGCGCTGCCCGGGGCGCACCCCTACATCGCAGCGCTGTACTGGGGCCACAGTTTCTGCGCCGGCAGCCTCATCGCCCCCTGCTGGGTGCTGACGGCCGCTCACTGCCTGCAGAACCG GCCAGCACCCGAGGAGCTGACGGTGGTGCTCGGCCAGGACCGCCATAACCACAGCTGTGAACAGTGCCAGACGCTGGCCGTACGCTCCTACCGCCTGCACGAGGCCTTCTCGCCCGTCAACTACCAGCACGACCTGG CTCTGCTGCGCCTGCAGGAGGATGCGGACGGCAGCTGCGCGCTCCTGTCGCCTTACGTTCAGCCGGTGTGCCTGCCAAGCAGCGCCACGCGACCCTCCCAGCCCGAGCCCGCGGTCTGCGAGGTGGCCGGTTGGGGCCACCAATTCGAGG GGGCGGAGGAATATTCCAGCTTCCTGCAGGAGGCGCAGGTGCCCTTCCTCTCCCTGGAGCGCTGCTCAGCCCCGGACGTGCACGGAGCCTCCATCCTCCCCGGCATGCTCTGCGCAGGGTTCCTCGAGGGCGGCACCGATGCGTGCCAG GGTGATTCCGGAGGCCCGCTGGTGTGTGAGGACCAGGCCGCAGGGCGCCGGCTCACCCTGCGAGGTGTCGTCAGCTGGGGATCGGGCTGTGGTGACCGCAACAAGCCAGGCGTCTACACCGACGTGGCCAACTACCTGTCTTGGATCCAGGAGCACACCGCTTCCTGA
- the F12 gene encoding coagulation factor XII isoform X2, protein MRALLLLGFLLVSLESTLSIPPWKSPKEHKNKDKEHTVVLTVTGEPCHFPFQYHRQLYHKCIHKDRPGPQPWCATTPNFDQDQQWAYCLEPKKVKDHCSKHSPCQKQGTCVNTPRGPHCLCPQHLTGNHCQREKCFEPQLLRFFHQNEIWYRSEQAGVARCRCKGPDAHCQQLASQACRDNPCLHGGRCLEAEGHRLCHCLVGYTGPFCDVDTKASCYDGRGLSYRGLARTTLSGMPCQPWASEATYRNVTAEQARNWGLSGHAFCRNPDNDVRPWCFVLSGDRLSWEYCDLAQCQAPPTRMPPRFNESSMPTQLTLPKPQPTSRTPPLSQTPGASPTRRKQPPPLTRNGSLSCGQRLRKRLSSLRRIVGGLVALPGAHPYIAALYWGHSFCAGSLIAPCWVLTAAHCLQNRPAPEELTVVLGQDRHNHSCEQCQTLAVRSYRLHEAFSPVNYQHDLGAEEYSSFLQEAQVPFLSLERCSAPDVHGASILPGMLCAGFLEGGTDACQGDSGGPLVCEDQAAGRRLTLRGVVSWGSGCGDRNKPGVYTDVANYLSWIQEHTAS, encoded by the exons atgagggctctgctgcTCCTAGGGTTCCTGCTGGTGAGCCTGGAGTCAACACTTTCG ATTCCACCTTGGAAAAGCCCCAAGGAGCATAAGAACAAAGACAAAGAGCACACAGTGG TTCTCACTGTCACTGGGGAGCCCTGCCACTTCCCCTTCCAGTACCACCGGCAGCTGTACCACAAATGTATCCACAAGGACCGGCCAGGCCCTCAGCCCTG GTGTGCTACCACCCCCAACTTTGATCAGGACCAGCAATGGGCATACTGTCTGGAGCCCAAGAAAGTGAAAG ACCACTGCAGCAAACACAGCCCCTGCCAGAAACAAGGGACCTGTGTGAACACGCCAAGGGGTCCCCACTGCCTCTGTCCGCAACACCTCACTGGAAACCACTGCCAGAGAG AGAAGtgctttgagcctcagcttctccGGTTTTTCCACCAGAATGAGATATGGTACAGATCTGAGCAAGCAGGTGTGGCCAGATGCCGGTGCAAGGGTCCTGATGCCCACTGCCAGCAGCTGGCCAGCCAGG CCTGCCGCGACAACCCGTGCCTCCATGGGGGTCGCTGCCTAGAGGCAGAGGGCCACCGTCTGTGCCACTGCCTGGTGGGCTACACCGGACCCTTCTGCGATGTGG ATACCAAGGCGAGCTGCTATGATGGCCGCGGGCTCAGCTACCGCGGCCTGGCCAGGACCACTCTCTCCGGTATGCCCTGTCAGCCTTGGGCCTCGGAGGCCACCTACCGGAACGTGACTGCTGAGCAAGCGCGGAACTGGGGACTGAGCGGCCACGCCTTCTGCCG GAACCCGGACAACGACGTCCGCCCGTGGTGCTTCGTGCTGAGCGGTGACCGGCTGAGCTGGGAGTACTGCGACCTGGCACAGTGCCAGGCGCCTCCGACCCGGATGCCCCCTAGGTTTAATGAGTCGTCCATGCCCACGCAGCTGACATTGCCAAAACCTCAGCCCACGTCCCGGACCCCGCCTCTGTCCCAGACTCCAGGAG CCTCGCCTACGAGGCGGAAGCAGCCGCCTCCCCTGACCAGGAACGGCTCACTGAGTTGCGGACAGCGGCTCCGCAAGCGTCTGTCCTCGTTGAGACGCATCGTCGGCGGGCTGGTGGCGCTGCCCGGGGCGCACCCCTACATCGCAGCGCTGTACTGGGGCCACAGTTTCTGCGCCGGCAGCCTCATCGCCCCCTGCTGGGTGCTGACGGCCGCTCACTGCCTGCAGAACCG GCCAGCACCCGAGGAGCTGACGGTGGTGCTCGGCCAGGACCGCCATAACCACAGCTGTGAACAGTGCCAGACGCTGGCCGTACGCTCCTACCGCCTGCACGAGGCCTTCTCGCCCGTCAACTACCAGCACGACCTGG GGGCGGAGGAATATTCCAGCTTCCTGCAGGAGGCGCAGGTGCCCTTCCTCTCCCTGGAGCGCTGCTCAGCCCCGGACGTGCACGGAGCCTCCATCCTCCCCGGCATGCTCTGCGCAGGGTTCCTCGAGGGCGGCACCGATGCGTGCCAG GGTGATTCCGGAGGCCCGCTGGTGTGTGAGGACCAGGCCGCAGGGCGCCGGCTCACCCTGCGAGGTGTCGTCAGCTGGGGATCGGGCTGTGGTGACCGCAACAAGCCAGGCGTCTACACCGACGTGGCCAACTACCTGTCTTGGATCCAGGAGCACACCGCTTCCTGA